A single Candidatus Binatia bacterium DNA region contains:
- a CDS encoding HlyD family efflux transporter periplasmic adaptor subunit: MNEDETNEAPLGLREAEPDPRATRLGQIIGWGAVVAAIILVGAVAWITTKQPRSDEGRVTANVVGIAPRVSGPIIDIPIENDQALQAGDVLFEVDSEPYALAVAVAQANLDAIEGELINAQGAVKAQRLQVKAARAVFVQAKTALAQAEETYERLEPLLEKRFATPETVDTARHARDMAAAAVSVAAAEVAAAKAIVRDIQPLRARRRAIAALLQEAELALEHTVVHAPFAARVVSLTISEGAFARVGLKTITLIDTRRWWVVADFRESELRHIRVGDRAQITLATDPDIDIGGTVDGIGWGVTPMPKDPFPGLPIVLRQLDWVHIAQSFPVRIRLDSDTPPHLLRVGATASANILGNLAPEN; encoded by the coding sequence ATGAACGAAGACGAGACCAACGAAGCACCGCTGGGCCTGCGAGAGGCAGAGCCCGACCCGCGTGCCACCCGATTGGGTCAAATCATCGGTTGGGGCGCCGTTGTGGCCGCGATCATTCTGGTCGGCGCCGTCGCCTGGATTACCACCAAACAACCGCGCTCCGACGAAGGACGGGTCACCGCCAACGTCGTCGGCATAGCTCCCCGCGTCAGTGGCCCCATTATTGACATTCCGATTGAAAACGACCAGGCGCTCCAAGCCGGCGACGTGCTCTTCGAAGTCGACTCTGAACCTTACGCGCTGGCCGTCGCGGTTGCACAGGCAAATCTCGACGCGATCGAAGGCGAACTCATCAATGCGCAAGGAGCGGTCAAAGCCCAGAGGCTCCAGGTCAAGGCAGCACGTGCGGTCTTCGTGCAGGCAAAGACCGCCCTCGCACAGGCGGAAGAAACCTACGAACGACTCGAGCCATTGCTCGAGAAACGATTTGCGACGCCCGAAACTGTCGATACGGCGCGGCACGCTCGAGATATGGCCGCCGCTGCCGTATCCGTCGCGGCGGCCGAGGTTGCCGCTGCTAAGGCAATCGTTCGCGACATCCAACCACTGAGGGCACGGCGGCGCGCCATTGCGGCCCTCCTCCAGGAAGCCGAACTCGCCCTGGAACACACTGTGGTTCACGCACCGTTTGCTGCACGCGTAGTCTCACTGACCATATCGGAGGGGGCGTTTGCCCGTGTCGGCCTAAAAACGATCACGCTCATCGACACGCGTCGTTGGTGGGTCGTCGCAGATTTTCGCGAAAGCGAACTGCGCCACATTCGGGTCGGAGACCGGGCCCAGATCACTCTGGCCACCGATCCCGATATCGACATCGGTGGTACGGTAGACGGAATCGGCTGGGGGGTGACCCCCATGCCCAAGGACCCCTTCCCGGGCCTGCCTATCGTTCTGCGCCAACTCGACTGGGTGCATATCGCGCAAAGTTTTCCGGTTCGCATTCGCCTCGACTCCGATACCCCTCCCCACCTACTACGGGTCGGCGCGACGGCCTCAGCAAATATCCTCGGCAATCTCGCCCCCGAGAATTAA